One stretch of Pseudomonas sp. NC02 DNA includes these proteins:
- a CDS encoding inner membrane protein YpjD has product MLPLSPSLLPSLAAAILYAAATLYQGTRLAQGAKADKRLLVGLGVLALLAHAASLFTHLMTPVGLGLDFFSAASLIAAAVIALTLMACYRIPVENLLVLLFPLGMLTVLLAQFTPTGTVQVIDEEPGILAHILLSILAYGMFTIAVFQALLLLLQDHQLKHKHPSGLIKNFPPLQTMESLLFGFLWAGWTLLSLSLISGWLFVENLFAQHLVHKTLLACLAWVVFSVLLWGRNRLGWRGHKAIRWTLAGFCLLMLAYFGSKLVREYILHI; this is encoded by the coding sequence ATGCTCCCTTTGTCACCCAGTTTGCTACCCAGCCTCGCCGCCGCCATCTTGTATGCCGCTGCGACCCTCTATCAGGGCACTCGTCTGGCCCAAGGCGCCAAGGCCGACAAACGCCTGCTGGTAGGCCTTGGCGTCCTCGCCCTGCTGGCTCACGCCGCCAGCCTGTTCACGCACTTGATGACGCCGGTCGGCCTGGGCCTGGATTTCTTCAGCGCTGCCAGCCTGATTGCCGCCGCGGTGATCGCGCTGACCCTGATGGCCTGCTACCGGATCCCGGTGGAGAATCTGCTGGTGCTGTTGTTCCCGCTCGGGATGCTGACGGTGCTGCTGGCGCAATTCACACCGACCGGCACCGTGCAGGTCATTGATGAAGAGCCGGGCATCCTCGCCCACATCCTGCTGTCGATCCTCGCCTACGGCATGTTCACCATCGCGGTGTTCCAGGCCTTGCTGCTGCTGTTGCAAGACCACCAGCTCAAGCACAAGCACCCGTCGGGGCTGATCAAGAACTTCCCGCCGCTGCAAACCATGGAAAGCCTGCTGTTCGGCTTCCTCTGGGCCGGCTGGACGCTGCTGTCGCTGTCGCTGATCTCCGGCTGGCTGTTCGTCGAGAACCTGTTTGCCCAGCATCTTGTGCATAAAACCCTGCTGGCCTGCCTGGCCTGGGTGGTGTTCAGCGTGCTGCTGTGGGGCCGCAACCGTCTCGGCTGGCGCGGGCACAAGGCGATCCGCTGGACCCTGGCCGGTTTCTGCCTGCTGATGCTGGCCTATTTCGGCAGCAAGCTGGTTCGCGAATACATCCTGCATATCTGA
- the ffh gene encoding signal recognition particle protein, which yields MFENLTDRLSQTLRHVTGKAKLTEDNIKDTLREVRMALLEADVALPVVKDFVNSVKERAVGTEVSRSLTPGQAFVKIVQAELESLMGAANEDLNLSAVPPAVVLMAGLQGAGKTTTAGKLARFLKERKKKSVMVVSADVYRPAAIKQLEMLAGEVGVTFFPSDLSQKPVDIAQAAIKEAKLKFIDVVIVDTAGRLHIDEEMMGEIKALHAAINPVETLFVVDAMTGQDAANTAKAFGDALPLTGVILTKVDGDARGGAALSVRAITGKPIKFIGMGEKSEALEPFHPERIASRILGMGDVLSLIEQAEATLDKDKADKLAKKLKKGKGFDLEDFRDQLQQMKNMGGLGGLMDKLPNIGGVNLAQMGNAQGAAEKQFKQMEAIINSMTPAERRDPELISGSRKRRIAMGSGTQVQDIGRLIKQHKQMQKMMKKFSAKGGMAKMMRGMGGMLPGGGMPKM from the coding sequence ATGTTTGAAAATCTGACTGACCGTCTCTCGCAGACGCTGCGCCATGTCACCGGCAAGGCCAAGCTGACCGAGGACAATATTAAAGACACCCTGCGTGAAGTGCGCATGGCGTTGCTGGAAGCCGACGTCGCCTTGCCGGTGGTGAAGGACTTCGTCAACTCGGTCAAAGAGCGCGCGGTCGGCACCGAAGTGTCCCGCAGCCTGACGCCGGGCCAGGCCTTTGTGAAGATCGTCCAGGCCGAACTCGAAAGCCTGATGGGCGCGGCCAACGAAGATTTGAACCTCAGCGCCGTGCCGCCAGCCGTTGTGCTGATGGCCGGTCTGCAAGGTGCGGGCAAGACCACCACCGCCGGCAAACTGGCGCGCTTCCTTAAAGAGCGCAAGAAGAAGTCGGTGATGGTGGTGTCTGCCGACGTTTACCGCCCGGCGGCTATTAAACAGCTGGAAATGCTCGCGGGCGAAGTGGGCGTGACCTTCTTCCCGTCCGACCTGAGCCAGAAACCGGTCGATATCGCCCAGGCGGCTATTAAAGAAGCCAAGCTGAAATTCATCGACGTGGTCATCGTCGATACCGCCGGTCGCCTGCACATCGACGAAGAGATGATGGGCGAGATCAAGGCGCTGCATGCCGCGATCAACCCGGTAGAAACCCTGTTCGTGGTCGATGCCATGACCGGCCAGGATGCGGCCAATACCGCCAAGGCCTTTGGTGATGCACTGCCGCTGACCGGTGTGATCCTGACCAAGGTCGACGGCGATGCCCGTGGCGGTGCCGCCTTGTCGGTACGCGCCATTACCGGCAAGCCGATCAAGTTCATCGGTATGGGCGAGAAGAGCGAAGCGCTCGAGCCGTTCCACCCTGAGCGTATCGCCTCGCGTATCCTCGGCATGGGCGACGTGCTCAGCCTGATCGAGCAAGCGGAAGCGACCCTCGACAAGGACAAGGCCGACAAGCTGGCTAAAAAGCTGAAGAAGGGCAAGGGCTTCGACCTCGAGGACTTCCGCGACCAGCTGCAGCAGATGAAGAACATGGGCGGCCTCGGCGGCCTGATGGACAAGCTGCCGAACATCGGCGGCGTGAACCTGGCGCAAATGGGCAATGCCCAGGGCGCGGCAGAGAAGCAATTCAAGCAGATGGAAGCCATCATCAATTCCATGACCCCGGCCGAGCGCCGCGACCCTGAGCTGATCAGCGGTTCGCGCAAACGTCGGATCGCCATGGGTTCCGGCACCCAGGTGCAGGACATCGGTCGCTTGATCAAGCAACACAAGCAGATGCAGAAGATGATGAAGAAATTCTCCGCAAAAGGCGGAATGGCCAAGATGATGCGCGGCATGGGCGGTATGTTGCCCGGCGGCGGCATGCCGAAAATGTAA
- the rpsP gene encoding 30S ribosomal protein S16 has protein sequence MLTIRLALGGSKKRPFYHLTVTDSRNPRDGSHKEQVGFFNPIARGQEVRLSVNQERVAYWLSVGAQPSERVAQLLKDASKAAA, from the coding sequence ATGCTAACAATCCGTCTTGCCCTTGGCGGCTCCAAAAAGCGCCCGTTTTACCACTTGACCGTAACTGACAGCCGCAACCCACGTGACGGCTCTCACAAGGAACAAGTTGGCTTCTTCAACCCGATCGCTCGTGGTCAAGAAGTCCGTCTGTCCGTGAACCAAGAGCGCGTAGCCTACTGGCTGAGCGTTGGTGCACAACCTTCTGAGCGCGTTGCTCAGTTGTTGAAGGATGCATCTAAGGCTGCGGCCTGA
- a CDS encoding DUF1289 domain-containing protein — MNPVERPVASPCVSICALDDDDICTGCQRTVEEITRWSRMDNTERRVVLGLCHERAKASGLVWMIPGKSGA, encoded by the coding sequence CCCGTCGCCTCGCCGTGCGTGAGCATTTGTGCGCTGGATGACGATGATATCTGCACGGGATGCCAGCGCACGGTGGAAGAGATTACCCGCTGGAGTCGCATGGACAATACCGAGCGCCGGGTAGTGCTGGGGTTGTGCCATGAGCGGGCGAAGGCGAGTGGGCTGGTGTGGATGATTCCGGGGAAGTCCGGCGCCTGA
- the purT gene encoding formate-dependent phosphoribosylglycinamide formyltransferase, whose product MTRIGTPLSPTATRVMLCGCGELGKEVVIELQRLGVEVIAVDRYANAPAMQVAHRSHVINMLDGAALRAVIEAEKPHFIVPEIEAIATATLVELEAEGFTVIPTARATLLTMNREGIRRLAAEELDLPTSPYHFADTFEDYSKAVTDLGFPCVVKPVMSSSGKGQSLLRSADDVQKAWDYAQEGGRAGKGRVIIEGFIDFDYEITLLTVRHIGGTTFCAPVGHRQEKGDYQESWQPQAMSPIALAESERVAKAVTEALGGRGLFGVELFIKGDQVWFSEVSPRPHDTGLVTLISQDLSQFALHARAILGLPIPLIRQFGPSASAVILVEGKSTQTAFSNLGAALSEPDTALRLFGKPEVNGQRRMGVALARDESIEAARAKATRASKAVVVEL is encoded by the coding sequence ATGACCCGAATCGGAACTCCATTGTCGCCAACCGCGACCCGCGTAATGCTGTGTGGCTGCGGTGAGCTGGGCAAGGAAGTGGTAATCGAACTGCAACGCCTGGGCGTTGAAGTGATTGCCGTGGATCGCTACGCCAACGCACCGGCCATGCAGGTTGCCCACCGCAGCCACGTGATCAACATGCTCGATGGCGCCGCGCTGCGTGCCGTGATCGAAGCCGAAAAGCCGCACTTCATCGTGCCGGAAATCGAAGCGATCGCCACCGCCACCCTCGTGGAGCTGGAAGCCGAAGGCTTCACCGTGATCCCGACCGCCCGCGCGACGTTGCTGACCATGAACCGCGAAGGCATCCGTCGCCTGGCCGCCGAAGAGCTGGACCTGCCGACCTCGCCGTACCACTTCGCCGACACCTTCGAGGACTACAGCAAGGCCGTCACCGACCTGGGCTTCCCGTGTGTGGTCAAGCCGGTGATGAGTTCGTCGGGCAAGGGCCAGAGCCTGCTGCGCAGCGCCGATGACGTGCAGAAAGCCTGGGATTACGCCCAGGAAGGCGGGCGTGCCGGCAAGGGCCGCGTGATCATCGAAGGCTTTATCGACTTCGACTACGAAATCACCCTGCTGACCGTGCGCCACATTGGCGGCACTACCTTCTGCGCGCCTGTCGGTCACCGTCAGGAGAAGGGCGATTACCAGGAATCCTGGCAGCCACAGGCCATGAGCCCGATTGCACTGGCGGAATCCGAGCGCGTTGCCAAGGCGGTAACCGAAGCGTTGGGTGGTCGTGGTCTGTTTGGCGTCGAGCTGTTTATCAAAGGCGATCAGGTGTGGTTCAGCGAAGTGTCGCCGCGCCCCCATGACACTGGCCTGGTGACCCTGATTTCCCAGGACTTGTCGCAGTTCGCCCTGCATGCGCGGGCAATTCTCGGCCTGCCGATCCCGTTGATCCGTCAGTTCGGGCCTTCGGCTTCGGCAGTGATCCTGGTGGAAGGCAAGTCGACCCAGACGGCGTTTTCCAACCTGGGTGCAGCCTTGAGCGAGCCGGATACGGCGTTGCGTCTGTTCGGCAAGCCGGAAGTGAATGGCCAGCGCCGTATGGGCGTGGCGCTGGCGCGGGATGAGTCGATTGAGGCAGCGCGGGCTAAAGCCACTCGTGCTTCGAAGGCTGTTGTTGTAGAGCTGTAA
- the trmD gene encoding tRNA (guanosine(37)-N1)-methyltransferase TrmD translates to MFSAISEYGITSRAVKQGLLQLTCWNPRDYTTDRHHTVDDRPFGGGPGMVMKIKPLEDALVQAKAAAGEKAKVIYLSPQGRQLNQSAVRELANLEALILIAGRYEGIDERFIDAHVDEEWSIGDYVLSGGELPAMVLIDAVTRLLPGALGHADSAEEDSFTDGLLDCPHYTRPEVYADQRVPDVLLSGNHAHIRRWRLQQSLGRTYERRADLLESRSLSGEEKKLLEEYILGRDDS, encoded by the coding sequence ATGTTTTCCGCCATCAGCGAGTACGGCATCACCAGTCGGGCGGTGAAACAGGGGCTCTTGCAGCTCACCTGTTGGAACCCGCGAGACTACACGACGGATCGACATCACACTGTGGACGATCGCCCATTTGGCGGTGGCCCGGGCATGGTGATGAAGATCAAGCCCCTGGAAGATGCGTTGGTTCAGGCCAAGGCAGCCGCCGGGGAGAAGGCGAAGGTAATTTACCTGTCCCCTCAAGGCCGTCAGCTGAATCAGTCGGCGGTACGCGAGTTGGCGAATCTGGAAGCATTAATCCTGATTGCCGGTCGCTATGAAGGCATTGACGAGCGTTTTATTGATGCTCATGTCGATGAAGAGTGGTCGATTGGGGACTATGTCCTGTCTGGCGGCGAGCTGCCGGCGATGGTCCTGATAGATGCGGTTACACGACTGCTGCCTGGAGCTTTAGGGCATGCGGACTCCGCGGAGGAAGATTCCTTCACGGATGGTTTGCTGGATTGCCCGCACTACACCCGACCGGAGGTGTATGCGGATCAGCGTGTTCCCGACGTATTGCTAAGTGGCAATCACGCACACATCCGGCGTTGGCGTTTACAGCAGTCCCTCGGGCGGACCTATGAACGACGCGCCGATCTTCTGGAAAGCCGCTCGCTTTCTGGAGAAGAGAAGAAGCTGCTCGAGGAATACATCCTCGGGCGGGACGATAGTTAA
- the rplS gene encoding 50S ribosomal protein L19 gives MTNKIILALEAEQMTKEIPTFAPGDTIVVQVKVKEGDRSRLQAFEGVVIAKRNRGVNSAFTVRKISNGVGVERTFQTYSPQIDSMAVKRRGDVRKAKLYYLRDLSGKAARIKEKLA, from the coding sequence ATGACTAACAAAATCATCCTTGCACTCGAAGCAGAGCAGATGACCAAAGAGATCCCTACCTTTGCCCCGGGCGACACCATTGTCGTTCAGGTGAAAGTGAAGGAAGGCGACCGTTCGCGTCTGCAAGCGTTCGAAGGCGTGGTAATTGCCAAGCGTAACCGTGGTGTGAACAGTGCTTTCACTGTTCGTAAAATCTCCAACGGTGTTGGCGTAGAGCGTACTTTCCAGACCTACAGCCCGCAAATCGACAGCATGGCCGTTAAACGTCGCGGTGACGTACGTAAAGCCAAGCTGTACTACCTGCGTGACCTGTCCGGTAAAGCAGCTCGCATCAAGGAAAAACTGGCTTAA
- the xerD gene encoding site-specific tyrosine recombinase XerD, which translates to MSAIDHPQIDRFLDALWLEKGLSDNTRQAYRSDLALFNGWLQEKNLELLDAGRELILDHLAWRLEQNYKPRSTARFLSGVRGFYRYLLREKLIAVDPTLQIDMPQLGRPLPKSLSEADVEALLAAPDLSEAIGQRDRAMLEVLYACGLRVTELISLTLEQVNLRQGVLRVMGKGSKERLVPMGEEAIVWIERYMRDARAELLNGRPSDVLFPSQRGEQMTRQTFWHRIKHQAKVAGIGKSLSPHTLRHAFATHLLNHGADLRVVQMLLGHSDLSTTQIYTHVARARLQEMHAKHHPRG; encoded by the coding sequence ATGTCCGCCATCGACCACCCCCAGATAGACCGCTTCCTCGACGCCCTCTGGCTGGAAAAAGGCCTGTCGGACAACACCCGCCAGGCTTACCGCAGCGACCTCGCGTTGTTCAATGGCTGGCTGCAGGAGAAAAACCTCGAGCTGCTCGACGCCGGTCGCGAGCTGATTCTCGACCACCTGGCCTGGCGCCTGGAGCAAAACTACAAGCCTCGCTCTACTGCGCGTTTTCTCTCAGGCGTGCGTGGCTTCTATCGCTACCTGCTGCGGGAAAAGCTGATCGCTGTCGACCCAACCCTGCAAATCGACATGCCACAGTTGGGCCGGCCACTGCCCAAATCCCTGTCGGAAGCCGACGTCGAAGCCCTGCTCGCAGCCCCCGACCTGAGCGAAGCCATCGGCCAGCGCGACCGTGCCATGCTGGAAGTGCTGTATGCCTGCGGCCTGCGCGTCACCGAGCTGATCAGCCTGACCCTGGAACAGGTCAACCTGCGCCAGGGCGTATTGCGCGTAATGGGCAAGGGCAGCAAGGAGCGCCTGGTGCCCATGGGCGAAGAGGCGATCGTGTGGATCGAACGCTACATGCGCGACGCCCGAGCCGAGTTGCTCAACGGTCGGCCCAGCGATGTACTGTTTCCCAGCCAGCGCGGCGAACAGATGACCCGCCAGACCTTCTGGCATCGCATCAAGCACCAGGCCAAGGTTGCCGGCATCGGCAAGTCGCTGTCGCCCCACACCCTGCGCCACGCGTTCGCCACGCATTTGCTCAACCACGGCGCGGATTTGCGCGTGGTTCAAATGCTCCTGGGCCACAGCGACTTATCCACCACCCAGATCTACACCCACGTGGCGCGGGCACGTTTGCAGGAGATGCACGCCAAGCACCATCCCCGTGGATGA
- the rimM gene encoding ribosome maturation factor RimM (Essential for efficient processing of 16S rRNA), protein MNATPAVADDLIVIGKIYSVHGVRGEVKVYSFTDPTENLLQYKTWTLKREGSVKQVELVSGRGSDKFLVAKLKGLDDREEARLLAGYEICVPRNLFPELTDGEYYWYQLEGLKVIDQLGQLLGKIDHLLETGANDVMVVKPCAGSLDDRERLLPYTEQCVLAVDLAAGEMKVEWDADF, encoded by the coding sequence ATGAACGCGACGCCAGCGGTTGCTGATGATTTGATCGTTATCGGCAAGATTTATTCTGTTCATGGCGTTCGCGGCGAAGTGAAGGTGTATTCCTTTACTGATCCGACTGAAAACCTGTTGCAGTACAAGACCTGGACGCTCAAGCGCGAAGGTAGTGTGAAACAGGTAGAGCTGGTCAGTGGACGCGGGAGCGACAAGTTCCTGGTCGCAAAGCTCAAGGGTCTTGATGATCGTGAAGAAGCTCGTCTTCTGGCCGGTTATGAGATCTGCGTGCCGCGCAACCTGTTCCCTGAATTGACCGACGGCGAGTACTACTGGTACCAGCTGGAAGGTCTGAAGGTTATTGATCAACTTGGGCAATTGCTCGGGAAAATCGATCATCTTCTGGAAACCGGCGCCAATGATGTAATGGTGGTCAAGCCTTGCGCTGGCAGCCTGGATGATCGCGAACGCCTGTTGCCCTATACCGAGCAATGCGTGTTGGCCGTCGACCTGGCAGCGGGCGAGATGAAGGTGGAATGGGACGCGGACTTCTAA
- a CDS encoding transporter associated domain-containing protein: MDNLPLGPMLAVVALLVLWSALFTAIEAAQQHLLALRPGTRQGDKAAARLNFPRNSLILCNTLCRAVVVILCTLLAIYAWAQNGPWLGWAISSAVLLVLADYLPRALATRHPQTILGFGNTLLSVPLKILYPLAWLLNGVSLLLLRPFTRKPGLVKKSDEPQPDQDDEPEAEIPNTRAPGMPGIHALDNITVNDILVPRSEVDGINLDDPVEEIIEQLRVSTRTRLPVFHSDINQVEAVLNTRQIRHLLPDASLTKEALLEACHEPYFVPESTPLQLQLLNFHKQQRRLGMVVDEYGEVLGIVTLEDILEEIVGEFENEQHLDNPHIQPQLDGRYVIDGAASIRDLNKTLGWHLPSDGPKTLNGLVTEALETIPDCAVCLKIGRYRLEILETEDNRVAKVLIWHTSTVPVAA; encoded by the coding sequence ATGGACAACTTGCCCTTGGGGCCGATGCTTGCGGTAGTAGCCTTGCTGGTTTTATGGTCGGCGCTGTTTACCGCCATCGAAGCCGCCCAGCAACATTTGCTGGCCCTGCGCCCCGGCACCCGCCAGGGTGACAAAGCCGCCGCCCGCCTGAACTTCCCGCGCAACAGCCTGATCCTCTGCAATACCCTGTGCCGCGCCGTGGTGGTGATTCTCTGCACCCTGCTGGCGATCTACGCCTGGGCGCAAAACGGCCCGTGGCTCGGCTGGGCGATCTCCAGCGCGGTGCTGCTGGTGCTGGCCGACTATCTGCCGCGTGCCCTGGCCACTCGCCACCCGCAAACCATCCTTGGCTTCGGCAATACCTTGCTGAGCGTGCCGCTGAAAATCCTTTATCCGCTGGCCTGGCTGCTCAACGGTGTCAGCCTGTTGCTGCTGCGCCCGTTCACCCGCAAGCCCGGGCTGGTCAAGAAGAGCGACGAGCCGCAGCCGGACCAGGACGACGAGCCGGAAGCCGAAATCCCCAACACCCGCGCGCCGGGCATGCCGGGCATCCACGCCCTGGACAACATCACCGTCAACGACATCCTGGTGCCCCGCAGCGAAGTGGACGGCATCAACCTGGATGACCCGGTAGAGGAAATCATCGAGCAACTGCGGGTTTCCACCCGAACCCGGCTGCCAGTGTTCCACAGCGACATCAACCAGGTCGAGGCGGTGCTCAACACCCGGCAGATCCGCCACCTGCTGCCGGACGCCAGCCTGACCAAGGAAGCGCTGCTGGAGGCCTGTCACGAGCCCTACTTCGTCCCGGAAAGCACACCGCTGCAACTGCAATTGCTGAATTTTCACAAGCAACAGCGCCGCCTGGGCATGGTGGTGGATGAGTACGGCGAAGTGCTGGGCATTGTGACCCTGGAAGACATTCTTGAAGAAATCGTCGGTGAGTTCGAAAACGAGCAGCACCTCGACAACCCGCACATCCAGCCCCAACTGGATGGCCGCTACGTGATCGACGGCGCCGCCTCGATCCGTGACTTGAACAAAACCCTCGGCTGGCACCTGCCCAGCGACGGCCCCAAGACCCTCAACGGCCTGGTGACCGAAGCGCTGGAGACCATCCCGGACTGCGCCGTGTGCCTGAAAATCGGCCGTTATCGCCTGGAAATCCTCGAGACCGAGGACAACCGCGTCGCCAAGGTGCTGATCTGGCACACCAGCACGGTGCCGGTCGCCGCTTAA
- the dsbC gene encoding bifunctional protein-disulfide isomerase/oxidoreductase DsbC yields MRLTQIFAIAAIALVSTFAVADDAAEKTIRKSLEALQLDTPIESINASPMAGLYEVKLKGSRVLYASADGQYIVQGYLFQLKDGKPVNLTEKAERLGVSKLINGIPVAETVVYPAIGETKTHITVFTDTTCPYCHKLHAEVPELNKLGVEVRYVAFPRQGLGSPGDEQLQAVWCSADKKAAMDKMVDGKEIKAAKCANPVSKQFALGQSIGVNGTPAIVLADGQVIPGYQPAPQVAKLALNAK; encoded by the coding sequence ATGCGCTTGACCCAGATTTTTGCCATCGCAGCCATTGCGTTGGTCTCAACCTTTGCCGTCGCCGACGACGCCGCAGAGAAGACAATCCGCAAGAGCCTGGAAGCCCTCCAGCTCGACACCCCGATTGAAAGCATCAACGCCAGCCCGATGGCCGGCCTGTACGAAGTCAAGCTCAAGGGCAGTCGCGTGCTGTACGCCAGTGCCGATGGCCAGTACATCGTCCAGGGCTACCTGTTCCAGCTCAAAGACGGCAAGCCGGTGAACCTCACCGAGAAAGCCGAGCGCCTGGGCGTGTCCAAGCTGATCAACGGTATTCCGGTGGCTGAAACCGTGGTTTACCCGGCCATCGGCGAAACCAAGACCCACATCACCGTGTTCACCGACACCACCTGCCCGTACTGCCACAAGCTGCATGCCGAAGTGCCTGAGCTGAACAAGCTCGGCGTTGAAGTGCGCTACGTGGCGTTCCCGCGCCAGGGCCTGGGTTCGCCGGGTGACGAGCAGTTGCAAGCCGTCTGGTGTTCGGCCGACAAGAAAGCGGCGATGGACAAGATGGTCGATGGCAAGGAAATCAAGGCCGCCAAGTGCGCCAACCCGGTTTCCAAGCAGTTCGCCCTCGGCCAGTCGATTGGTGTGAACGGTACGCCGGCCATCGTTTTGGCTGACGGCCAGGTGATTCCGGGCTACCAGCCTGCGCCGCAAGTTGCCAAACTGGCACTGAACGCAAAGTAA
- a CDS encoding MFS transporter gives MSTTYNETATAAPTNSTARVATASIIGTAIEFYDFYIYATAAALVIGPVFFPQTSGTAQMLASFLTFGIAFIARPLGSALFGHFGDRIGRKSTLVASLLLMGVCTTLIGLLPGYDSIGAWAPILLCVLRFGQGLGLGGEWGGAALLATENAPKGKRAWFGMFPQLGPSIGFLAANGLFLILAMSLSDEQFRSWGWRIPFILSAALVMVGLYARLKLHETPVFANAVAKEAPVKVPLVELFSQHWLPVLLGAASMVVCYALFYITTAFSLSYGVSTLGYSRETFLGLLCFAVLFMGAATPLAAWASDRYGRKPVLIVGAILTILSGFTMEPLLTHGSTWAVALFLALELFLMGVTFAPMGAMLPELFPTRVRYTGASAAYNLGGIVGASAAPFFATKLVAMGGLSYVGGYVSAAAVISLIAVLCLKETRNNDLNKVA, from the coding sequence ATGAGCACCACCTATAACGAGACGGCGACCGCCGCCCCGACCAACTCGACGGCCCGGGTCGCCACCGCGAGCATCATCGGCACCGCCATCGAGTTCTACGACTTCTATATCTACGCAACTGCCGCCGCGCTGGTGATCGGCCCGGTGTTCTTCCCGCAAACCTCCGGCACGGCGCAGATGCTCGCCTCGTTCCTGACCTTCGGTATCGCGTTTATCGCGCGGCCACTGGGCTCGGCGCTGTTCGGCCACTTTGGTGACCGGATTGGCCGCAAGTCGACACTGGTGGCTTCCCTGCTGCTGATGGGCGTGTGCACCACGCTGATCGGCTTGCTGCCCGGATATGACAGCATCGGCGCCTGGGCACCGATCCTGCTCTGCGTACTGCGCTTCGGCCAGGGCCTCGGGCTTGGCGGCGAATGGGGCGGCGCGGCGTTGCTGGCCACCGAGAACGCCCCGAAGGGCAAACGCGCCTGGTTCGGCATGTTCCCGCAGTTGGGCCCGTCGATTGGCTTTCTGGCGGCCAACGGGCTGTTCCTGATCCTGGCCATGAGCCTGAGCGACGAACAGTTCCGCAGCTGGGGCTGGCGCATTCCGTTCATTCTCAGCGCGGCGCTGGTAATGGTGGGGCTGTATGCGCGGCTCAAACTGCATGAAACGCCGGTGTTCGCGAACGCCGTGGCCAAGGAAGCGCCGGTGAAGGTGCCGCTGGTGGAACTGTTCAGCCAGCATTGGCTGCCGGTCCTGCTGGGTGCGGCCTCGATGGTGGTGTGTTATGCGCTGTTCTATATCACCACCGCGTTTTCCCTGAGCTACGGCGTGTCTACGCTGGGTTACAGCCGTGAAACCTTCCTCGGGCTGTTGTGCTTCGCGGTGCTGTTCATGGGCGCGGCGACGCCGCTGGCGGCGTGGGCCAGCGACCGTTACGGGCGTAAGCCGGTGCTGATTGTGGGGGCGATTCTGACCATCCTCTCCGGCTTCACCATGGAGCCGTTGCTGACCCACGGTTCAACCTGGGCCGTGGCACTGTTCCTGGCGCTGGAGCTGTTCCTGATGGGCGTGACGTTTGCCCCGATGGGCGCGATGTTGCCGGAACTGTTCCCGACCCGCGTGCGTTATACCGGTGCTTCGGCGGCGTATAACCTGGGTGGGATCGTGGGTGCGTCGGCGGCACCGTTCTTCGCGACCAAGCTGGTGGCGATGGGCGGTTTGAGTTATGTCGGCGGGTATGTGTCGGCGGCAGCGGTGATCAGCTTGATTGCTGTGTTGTGCCTGAAAGAGACGCGCAATAACGATTTGAACAAGGTCGCCTGA